In one window of Bemisia tabaci chromosome 6, PGI_BMITA_v3 DNA:
- the LOC109032635 gene encoding uncharacterized protein, giving the protein MRFGRFTPRGRAWVHLGIANFSVRISERGSFASTTAGVEELVLAGFDSRLPEELEGSGTGLGVGAGSSCEELASDVMEERLIGAVRKRICLYDVRDPDYRVNEKRLAAWEEIGQELGVGADKAKKEWEKLRRCFTNALHRRRQKRSLDESRAMPPWKYEEAMSFLMPSYKVKKMLNAQGQEEPGELAVYDPEPYLDHVSLKSEEHSEDSDLEDHFVVHNSHCSSTVPMDASLKEGRKRRRSEEDIPVDEIPIPDCILRDSSPRRTLPLRQDDVRDMDETELFFLSLARTTKTLPPAQQARVKLLVSQAVFQAQMSSVEPVNLSLHKSNNS; this is encoded by the exons ATGAGATTCGGTCGTTTCACTCCACGTGGACGTGCTTGGGTGCACCTTGGAATCGCCAATTTTTCGGTCCGAATCAGTGAGAGAGGATCGTTTGCTTCGACGACCGCGGGTGTAGAAGAACTGGTCCTCGCTGGATTCGATTCGCGGCTACCGGAGGAGCTCGAAGGCTCCGGAACCGGTTTAGGAGTTGGCGCCGGTTCTTCATGTGAGGAGCTCGCGAGTGACGTCATGGAGGAGCGACTCATCGGCGCAGTCCGCAAACGGATCTGTTTGTACGATGTCCGAGATCCCGACTACCGAGTCAACGAGAAGAGACTCGCCGCGTGGGAGGAGATCGGCCAGGAACTTGGGGTCGGGG CGGACAAGGCGAAGAAGGAATGGGAGAAACTGCGGCGGTGCTTCACGAACGCCCTCCACCGGCGGAGACAGAAACGAAGCCTGGACGAGTCGCGGGCGATGCCGCCGTGGAAGTACGAGGAGGCCATGTCCTTCCTGATGCCCTCCTACAAAGTCAAGAAGATGCTCAACGCGCAAGGCCAGGAGGAGCCCGGCGAACTTGCCGTCTACGACCCGGAGCCCTACCTCGACCACGTCAGTCTCAAGTCCGAGGAGCATTCCGAGGACAGCGACCTAGAGGATCATTTCGTCGTCCATAATTCG CACTGCTCTTCGACGGTTCCGATGGACGCGTCGCTGAAGGAGGGGAGGAAGAGGAGGCGGAGTGAGGAGGACATCCCGGTGGACGAGATCCCGATCCCTGACTGCATCCTGAGGGACAGCTCTCCGCGGAGGACCCTCCCCCTCCGACAGGACGACGTCCGGGACATGGACGAGACGGAGCTCTTCTTCCTGAGTCTGGCGAGGACGACCAAGACCCTGCCCCCGGCGCAGCAGGCCAGGGTCAAGCTCCTGGTCAGCCAGGCCGTCTTCCAGGCCCAGATGTCCTCCGTTGAGCCGGTCAACCTGTCGCTCCACAAGTCCAACAACAGCTGA
- the LOC109032640 gene encoding BTB/POZ domain-containing protein 2, producing the protein MYVLSSGRKKKRIPAIRSILSLGSSVFAVMLSERWSSDESEIAVPDVEPDAFYELLRFIYCEKVALTKLIVWPLFYAADKYDVQALKLKCITFLKTSLTPSNLCYYLFKARLLGATDVMNLCFERLSTAATNAIFHCPRDDEVNFCFHDLDIETICCILERNKLEVEEVDLFKSILGWAKLECRRKNLRTNVKNMRRLLEPVLPLIRFRLMSLSEFTEVVSNSGILSIEEELSILTYLISRPRPENLRPIPRFQKSIKILICDEKSRGNYNVQVNCSDTVAELRKKLKGRAVPRDDGARHGMSSHERPDRDERRCGRQYYEDDTRRRRRYVDPAPIRVVATTDTGGIADTDILKHENVRLVNSRPLSDYGIGNESIILLQSAQSQQRQIIREARPGALQNEANKLTPCEKI; encoded by the exons ATGTATGTTTTATCGTCGggacggaaaaaaaaaagaattccaGCAATCAGGAGTATCCTGTCACTCGGCAGTTCAGTTTTTGCAGTCATGCTAAGCGAGCGGTGGTCGTCTGATGAAAGTGAAATTGCAGTACCTGATGTAGAGCCGGATGCTTTCTACGAACTCCTAAG ATTCATATATTGTGAGAAAGTTGCTCTCACGAAACTCATAGTATGGCCACTTTTTTACGCAGCTGACAAGTATGATGTACAGGCACTCAAGCTTAAGTGTATTACGTTTCTGAAGACATCCTTAACGCCCTCAAATCTCTGTTATTACCTATTTAAA GCAAGATTATTAGGAGCGACAGATGTCATGAACTTATGCTTTGAGAGATTATCCACGGCGGCAACCAATGCAATATTTCACTGCCCGCGTGACGACGAAGTCAATTTCTGTTTTCACGACCTTGACATAGAAACTATCTGCTGCATCCTCGAAAGGAATAAATTGGAAGTCGAAGAAGTTGATTTATTTAAATCAATTCTCGG ATGGGCAAAACTTGAATgccgaagaaaaaatttgagaacGAACGTGAAAAATATGAGGCGACTTCTGGAGCCGGTTCTACCGTTGATCCGGTTCAGACTGATGTCTCTCAGTGAATTTACGGAGGTTGTTAGTAACTCAGGCATCCTTTCAATCGAGGAGGAACTATCAATTCTTACATACTTGATCTCCAGGCCTAGACCTGAAAACCTTAGACCAATCCCTCGTTTCCAGAAATC aatcaaaattttaatctgCGATGAGAAGTCGAGAGGAAATTACAATGTACAGGTAAATTGTTCAGACACGGTTGCAGAGCTGCGAAAGAAATTAAAAGGTCGTGCGGTACCAAGAGATGATGGCGCGCGTCACGGAATGTCTTCTCACGAGCGTCCTGACAGAGATGAACGTCGTTGCGGACGTCAGTACTATGAAGATGACACTCGTCGCAGACGTCGTTACGTTGACCCTGCCCCTATTCGAGTTGTCGCGACGACGGATACCGGAGGCATCGCGGATACTGATATTTTAAAGCATGAAAATGTTCGTCTGGTAAATTCTCGTCCGCTATCAGATTATGGAATCGGGAatgagtcaataattttacttcaATCGGCACAATCTCAACAAAGACAAATAATACGAGAAGCTCGCCCAGGGGCTTTACAAAATGAAGCAAATAAGTTGACGCCTtgcgaaaaaatttaa